Proteins from a genomic interval of Cucumis melo cultivar AY chromosome 7, USDA_Cmelo_AY_1.0, whole genome shotgun sequence:
- the LOC103494445 gene encoding light-harvesting complex-like protein 3 isotype 1, chloroplastic, translated as MASIAISASLPRAANPNHVSMKKKQQHAHLAKPAYSSMTKNPTPKVISTLDVGNRDDGAAQQQHHHRGNVASSAVVKVEEDNDDWNNNGERFTDKRWKNGTWDLNMFVKNGKMDWEGVIVEEAKRRKFLELHPEAATNEEPVLFRSSIIPWWVWLTKSYLPQAELLNGRAAMIGFFMGYGVDALTGIGIVGQSGNFICKTALFLTVIGVLLFRQSEDVENLRNIAEEATFYDKQWQSSWQKQPK; from the exons ATGGCTTCAATTGCTATCTCTGCCTCATTGCCAAGAGCAGCCAATCCAAATCATGTCTCCATGAAGAAAAAACAACAACATGCTCATCTAGCTAAACCTGCCTATTCCTCAATGACGAAAAACCCAACACCAAAGGTAATTAGTACTCTTGATGTCGGGAACCGAGACGATGGCGCTGCGCAGCAGCAGCATCATCATCGTGGAAATGTTGCATCATCAGCTGTGGTTAAGGTAGAGGAAGATAATGATGATTGGAATAACAATGGTGAAAGATTCACTGATAAGAGATGGAAAAATGGAACTTGGGATCTCAATATGTTTGTAAAGAATGGTAAGATGGACTGGGAAGGTGTCATCGTTGAAG AAGCAAAGAGGAGGAAGTTTCTTGAATTACATCCAGAAGCAGCTACAAATGAAGAACCTGTGCTCTTTAGAAGCTCCATTATACCTTGGTGGGTATGGCTCACCAAGTCCTACCTTCCACAAGCCGAACTACTTAATG GTAGGGCAGCCATGATAGGGTTCTTCATGGGGTATGGAGTGGATGCATTAACAGGAATTGGAATAGTTGGACAAAGTGGGAATTTCATATGCAAAACAGCTCTTTTCTTAACTGTCATTGGTGTGTTGCTGTTTAGGCAAAGTGAAGATGTTGAGAACTTAAGAAATATAGCTGAAGAAGCCACCTTCTATGACAAGCAATGGCAATCTTCATGGCAAAAACAaccaaaatga